In Carya illinoinensis cultivar Pawnee chromosome 10, C.illinoinensisPawnee_v1, whole genome shotgun sequence, one DNA window encodes the following:
- the LOC122279818 gene encoding regulatory-associated protein of TOR 1-like isoform X2, whose protein sequence is MALGDLMASRYSQSSVVTAVVSNHFDECASSHEDGDLGSQRRDSETASSSHGNVSASTTTSMAYLPQNKVFCELRHEAFEACVPTGPSDNVLVSKWRPKDRMKTGCVALVLCLNISVDPPDVIKISPCARMECWIDPFSMIPQKALETIGKTLSSQYERWQPKARYKYQLDPTVEEVKKLCNTCRKYAKSERVLFHYNGHGVPKPTANGEIWLFNRSYTQYIPLPISDLDSWLKTPSIYVFDCSAAGMIVNSFTELNDWGASGSSRDCILLAACEAHETLPQSAEFPADVFTACLTTPIKMALRWFCKRSLLHESLDDSLIDKIPGRQNDRKTLLGELNWIFTAVTDTIAWNVLPHDLFQRLFRQDLLVASLFRNFLLAERIMRSANCSPISHPMLPPTHQHHMWDAWDMAAEICLAQLPSLIEDPNAEFVASPFFTEQLTAFEVWLDHGSEHKKQPEQLPIVLQVLRSQSHRFRALVLLGRFLDMGPWAVDLALFVGIFPYVLKLLQTITPEVRQILVFIWTKILALDKSCQVDLVKDGGHTYFIRFLDSMEAYPEQRAMAAFVLAVIVDGHRRGQEACVDAGLIHVCLKHLQGSTPNDSQTDPLFLQWLCLCMGKLWEDFTEAQIMGLRADAPAIFATLLSEPQPEVRACAVFALGTLLDMGAHSRDGVGGDEECDDDEKIRAEISITRSLLSVVADGSPLVRAEVAVALGRFAFGHNKHLKSIAAAYWKPQSNSLLNSIPSLAHIKSTGSGYSNPNQYISHGNIVSSQVGSVLRVGSDNPSVVRDGRVSTSSPLANSGIMHGSPLSDDSSQHSDSGILNDGVSNGVVNHSRSKPLDNAMYSQCVLAMCTLAKDPSPRIASLGRRVLSIIGIERVVAKPLRTTSGNARPGELAKASPSPNLSGLARSSSWFDMSGGHLPLTFRTPPVSPPRPSYLTGMRRVCSLEFRPHLINYPDSGLADPLLGSGGSSGVSERSLLPQSTIYNWSCGYFSKPLLTASDDIEVILARREEREKFALEHIVKCQHSSVSRLNNNNQIDIWDTKFETGTRAILLQPFTPVVIAADENERIRIWNYEEETLLNSFDNHDFPDKGIAKLCLINELDDSLLLAASCDGNIRIWKDYDLKNKQKLVTAFSSIQSHKSVVRSSSAVVDWQQQSGYLYASGEMSSIMLWDLDKEQLVSSTPSTSDCTISALLVLWMVLSDSMIFGNQKCLSVKHGRTPKRVKELWELASNLGLILRRLLAHLKLVTFNSLISEIIGLPTSQLMLTEAPLQL, encoded by the exons ATGAAGACGGGATGTGTTGCTCTGGTTTTATGCTTAAACATTAGTGTTGATCCACCTGATGTAATCAAGATATCTCCTTGTGCCAGAATGGAGTGCTGGATAG ATCCTTTTTCTATGATACCTCAAAAAGCACTTGAGACAATTGGAAAAACCTTGAGTAGCCAGTATGAAAGGTGGCAACCAAAG GCTCGCTATAAGTATCAACTTGATCCTACTGTGGAGGAAGTGAAGAAACTTTGTAATACATGTCGTAAATATGCTAAGTCAGAGAGAGTTCTGTTCCATTATAATGGACATGGTGTGCCGAAACCAACGGCTAATGGTGAAATTTGGCTCTTTAATAGG AGTTATACACAGTATATCCCCTTGCCAATCAGTGACCTTGATTCCTGGTTGAAGACTCCATCGATATATGTTTTTGACTGCTCTGCTGCTGGGATGATTGTCAATTCCTTCACTGAG CTTAATGACTGGGGTGCTTCTGGATCCTCAAGGGATTGCATTCTACTTGCGGCCTGTGAAGCACACGAGACTCTTCCACAGAGTGCTGAATTTCCTGCTGATGTGTTTACTGCTTGCCTTACTACTCCTATAAAGATGGCATTACGATG GTTCTGCAAACGTTCCTTGCTTCACGAGTCCCTTGATGATTCCCTCATAGATAAAATTCCCGGCCGCCAGAATGATCGGAAAACACTTCTGGGTGAATTGAACTGGATTTTTACCGCTGTGACCGACACAATTGCATGGAATGTCCTTCCTCATG ATCTTTTTCAGAGACTGTTCAGACAAGATTTGTTAGTTGCCAGTTTATTTCGAAATTTTTTACTTGCGGAGCGAATTATGCGTTCTGCTAATTGTTCCCCCATCTCTCACCCAATGTTGCCACCAACCCATCAGCATCATATGTG GGATGCATGGGACATGGCTGCTGAGATTTGCCTTGCTCAGCTTCCATCACTGATTGAGGACCCTAATGCAGAGTTCGTA GCTAGTCCATTTTTCACTGAGCAGTTGACGGCTTTTGAGGTATGGCTTGACCATGGATCTGAACATAAGAAACAGCCAGAGCAGTTGCCCATTGTTCTTCAG GTTTTACGTAGCCAAAGTCATCGATTTCGGGCACTGGTTCTTCTTGGAAGATTCCTTGATATGGGACCCTGGGCAGTAGATCTG GCTCTTTTCGTCGGAATCTTCCCATATGTCTTGAAGCTATTGCAAACAATAACACCAGAGGTTCGGCAAATTCTTGTATTCATATGGACAAAGATTCTTGCACTTGATAAG TCATGTCAGGTTGATCTAGTAAAGGATGGGGGTCATACATATTTCATTAGATTTCTTGATAGCATGGAAGCATATCCAGAGCAGCGTGCAATGGCTGCATTTGTTTTGGCTGTAATTGTGGACGGGCACAGAAGGGGCCAGGAAGCCTGTGTTGATGCCGGTTTAATTCATGTCTGCTTGAAGCACCTTCAGGGTTCAACCCCAAATGATTCACAAACTGACCCCTTATTTCTTCAGTGGCTTTGCCTCTGTATGGGAAAGCTGTGGGAGGATTTCACAGAGGCCCAAATAATGGGCTTGCGGGCTGATGCCCCTGCAATATTTGCTACCCTACTCTCTGAGCCCCAACCAGAG GTCAGGGCTTGTGCTGTTTTTGCCCTTGGTACCCTGCTTGACATGGGGGCCCACTCTAGAGATGGTGTTGGAGGAGATGAAGAATGTGATGATGATGAAAAGATCAGGGCTGAGATTAGTATCACTAGAAGCCTTTTAAGTGTTGTTGCTGATGGAAGTCCACTGGTCAGGGCTGAGGTTGCCGTGG CGCTTGGGCGCTTTGCCTTTGGCCACAACAAGCATCTCAAGTCAATTGCTGCTGCATATTGGAAACCCCAGTCTAATTCTCTGCTGAATTCCATACCTTCTTTGGCTCATATAAAAAGTACAGGCAGTGGATATAGTAACCCAAACCAGTACATATCGCATGGAAACATTGTTTCATCCCAAGTTGGTTCCGTTTTAAGAGTTGGCAGTGACAATCCATCAGTGGTTCGAGATGGAAGGGTCTCCACCAGCAGCCCTCTAGCTAACTCTGGAATTATGCACGGTTCTCCTTTGTCTGATGATTCATCTCAACATTCTGATTCTGGAATATTGAATGATGGTGTCAGCAATGGGGTTGTTAACCATTCCAGGTCAAAACCTCTGGACAATGCAATGTATTCACAATGTGTATTGGCTATGTGTACATTAGCCAAGGATCCATCTCCACGCATAGCAAGTCTTGGTCGGCGGGTACTGTCCATTATTGGGATTGAACGAGTGGTGGCAAAACCTTTGAGGACCACCAGCGGCAATGCTCGGCCTGGTGAACTAGCAAAAGCATCTCCAAGTCCTAATCTTTCTGGACTAGCTCGTTCCTCTTCGTGGTTTGACATGAGTGGAG GTCATTTACCTTTAACCTTCCGAACTCCTCCGGTCAGCCCTCCTCGACCCAGTTATTTAACTGGAATGCGAAGAGTTTGCTCTTTAGAGTTCAGGCCTCATCTGATAAATTATCCTGACTCAGGATTAGCTGACCCTCTTCTTGGTTCTGGAGGATCATCTGGGGTTTCAGAACGCAGTTTACTTCCACAGTCAACAATCTATAATTGGAGTTGTGGCTACTTCTCCAAGCCACTTCTTACTGCTTCAGATGATATTGAAGTAATACTAGCTAGAAGAGAAGAGAGGGAGAAATTTGCATTGGAGCATATAGTTAAATGCCAGCACTCAT CTGTTAGCAGGCTTAATAATAACAATCAAATTGATATCTGGGATACAAAGTTTGAAACGGGCACCAGAGCAATATTGCTGCAGCCTTTCACTCCTGTTGTTATTGCTGCAGATGAGAATGAACGGATCAG GATATGGAATTATGAGGAAGAGACCCTGCTCAACTCTTTTGATAATCACGATTTTCCTGACAAAGGAATTGCTAAGCTCTGCCTTATAAATGAACTTGATGACAGCTTGCTTCTTGCTGCTTCat GTGATGGAAATATTCGAATTTGGAAAGATTATGATCTGAAGAATAAACAAAAGCTTGTAACTGCATTTTCTTCAATTCAAAGTCATAAATCTGTTGTGCGCAGTTCAAGTGCTGTTGTCGATTGGCAACAGCAGTCTGGATATTTG TATGCTTCTGGTGAGATGTCATCCATCATGCTTTGGGATCTGGATAAAGAGCAGCTTGTCAGTTCCACTCCTTCGACATCAGATTGCACCATCTCAGCATTG CTGGTTTTGTGGATGGTTCTGTCAGACTCTATGATATTCGGAAACCAGAAAT GCTTGTCTGTGAAACACGGCCGCACTCCCAAAAGggtgaaagagttgtgggaattGGCTTCCAACCTGGGCTTGATCCTGCGAAG ATTGTTAGCGCATCTCAAGCTGGTGACATTCAATTCCTTGATATCAGAAATCATAGGGTTGCCTACCTCACAATTGATGCTCACAGAGGCTCCCTTACAGCTTTAG
- the LOC122279818 gene encoding regulatory-associated protein of TOR 1-like isoform X1, whose protein sequence is MALGDLMASRYSQSSVVTAVVSNHFDECASSHEDGDLGSQRRDSETASSSHGNVSASTTTSMAYLPQNKVFCELRHEAFEACVPTGPSDNVLVSKWRPKDRMKTGCVALVLCLNISVDPPDVIKISPCARMECWIDPFSMIPQKALETIGKTLSSQYERWQPKARYKYQLDPTVEEVKKLCNTCRKYAKSERVLFHYNGHGVPKPTANGEIWLFNRSYTQYIPLPISDLDSWLKTPSIYVFDCSAAGMIVNSFTELNDWGASGSSRDCILLAACEAHETLPQSAEFPADVFTACLTTPIKMALRWFCKRSLLHESLDDSLIDKIPGRQNDRKTLLGELNWIFTAVTDTIAWNVLPHDLFQRLFRQDLLVASLFRNFLLAERIMRSANCSPISHPMLPPTHQHHMWDAWDMAAEICLAQLPSLIEDPNAEFVASPFFTEQLTAFEVWLDHGSEHKKQPEQLPIVLQVLRSQSHRFRALVLLGRFLDMGPWAVDLALFVGIFPYVLKLLQTITPEVRQILVFIWTKILALDKSCQVDLVKDGGHTYFIRFLDSMEAYPEQRAMAAFVLAVIVDGHRRGQEACVDAGLIHVCLKHLQGSTPNDSQTDPLFLQWLCLCMGKLWEDFTEAQIMGLRADAPAIFATLLSEPQPEVRACAVFALGTLLDMGAHSRDGVGGDEECDDDEKIRAEISITRSLLSVVADGSPLVRAEVAVALGRFAFGHNKHLKSIAAAYWKPQSNSLLNSIPSLAHIKSTGSGYSNPNQYISHGNIVSSQVGSVLRVGSDNPSVVRDGRVSTSSPLANSGIMHGSPLSDDSSQHSDSGILNDGVSNGVVNHSRSKPLDNAMYSQCVLAMCTLAKDPSPRIASLGRRVLSIIGIERVVAKPLRTTSGNARPGELAKASPSPNLSGLARSSSWFDMSGGHLPLTFRTPPVSPPRPSYLTGMRRVCSLEFRPHLINYPDSGLADPLLGSGGSSGVSERSLLPQSTIYNWSCGYFSKPLLTASDDIEVILARREEREKFALEHIVKCQHSSVSRLNNNNQIDIWDTKFETGTRAILLQPFTPVVIAADENERIRIWNYEEETLLNSFDNHDFPDKGIAKLCLINELDDSLLLAASCDGNIRIWKDYDLKNKQKLVTAFSSIQSHKSVVRSSSAVVDWQQQSGYLYASGEMSSIMLWDLDKEQLVSSTPSTSDCTISALAASQVHGGQFAAGFVDGSVRLYDIRKPEMLVCETRPHSQKGERVVGIGFQPGLDPAKIVSASQAGDIQFLDIRNHRVAYLTIDAHRGSLTALAVHRHAPVIASGSAKQLIKVFSLEGEQLGIIRYLKTFMGQKISSVSCLAFHPYQVLLAAGAVDGCVTVYADDNSQAR, encoded by the exons ATGAAGACGGGATGTGTTGCTCTGGTTTTATGCTTAAACATTAGTGTTGATCCACCTGATGTAATCAAGATATCTCCTTGTGCCAGAATGGAGTGCTGGATAG ATCCTTTTTCTATGATACCTCAAAAAGCACTTGAGACAATTGGAAAAACCTTGAGTAGCCAGTATGAAAGGTGGCAACCAAAG GCTCGCTATAAGTATCAACTTGATCCTACTGTGGAGGAAGTGAAGAAACTTTGTAATACATGTCGTAAATATGCTAAGTCAGAGAGAGTTCTGTTCCATTATAATGGACATGGTGTGCCGAAACCAACGGCTAATGGTGAAATTTGGCTCTTTAATAGG AGTTATACACAGTATATCCCCTTGCCAATCAGTGACCTTGATTCCTGGTTGAAGACTCCATCGATATATGTTTTTGACTGCTCTGCTGCTGGGATGATTGTCAATTCCTTCACTGAG CTTAATGACTGGGGTGCTTCTGGATCCTCAAGGGATTGCATTCTACTTGCGGCCTGTGAAGCACACGAGACTCTTCCACAGAGTGCTGAATTTCCTGCTGATGTGTTTACTGCTTGCCTTACTACTCCTATAAAGATGGCATTACGATG GTTCTGCAAACGTTCCTTGCTTCACGAGTCCCTTGATGATTCCCTCATAGATAAAATTCCCGGCCGCCAGAATGATCGGAAAACACTTCTGGGTGAATTGAACTGGATTTTTACCGCTGTGACCGACACAATTGCATGGAATGTCCTTCCTCATG ATCTTTTTCAGAGACTGTTCAGACAAGATTTGTTAGTTGCCAGTTTATTTCGAAATTTTTTACTTGCGGAGCGAATTATGCGTTCTGCTAATTGTTCCCCCATCTCTCACCCAATGTTGCCACCAACCCATCAGCATCATATGTG GGATGCATGGGACATGGCTGCTGAGATTTGCCTTGCTCAGCTTCCATCACTGATTGAGGACCCTAATGCAGAGTTCGTA GCTAGTCCATTTTTCACTGAGCAGTTGACGGCTTTTGAGGTATGGCTTGACCATGGATCTGAACATAAGAAACAGCCAGAGCAGTTGCCCATTGTTCTTCAG GTTTTACGTAGCCAAAGTCATCGATTTCGGGCACTGGTTCTTCTTGGAAGATTCCTTGATATGGGACCCTGGGCAGTAGATCTG GCTCTTTTCGTCGGAATCTTCCCATATGTCTTGAAGCTATTGCAAACAATAACACCAGAGGTTCGGCAAATTCTTGTATTCATATGGACAAAGATTCTTGCACTTGATAAG TCATGTCAGGTTGATCTAGTAAAGGATGGGGGTCATACATATTTCATTAGATTTCTTGATAGCATGGAAGCATATCCAGAGCAGCGTGCAATGGCTGCATTTGTTTTGGCTGTAATTGTGGACGGGCACAGAAGGGGCCAGGAAGCCTGTGTTGATGCCGGTTTAATTCATGTCTGCTTGAAGCACCTTCAGGGTTCAACCCCAAATGATTCACAAACTGACCCCTTATTTCTTCAGTGGCTTTGCCTCTGTATGGGAAAGCTGTGGGAGGATTTCACAGAGGCCCAAATAATGGGCTTGCGGGCTGATGCCCCTGCAATATTTGCTACCCTACTCTCTGAGCCCCAACCAGAG GTCAGGGCTTGTGCTGTTTTTGCCCTTGGTACCCTGCTTGACATGGGGGCCCACTCTAGAGATGGTGTTGGAGGAGATGAAGAATGTGATGATGATGAAAAGATCAGGGCTGAGATTAGTATCACTAGAAGCCTTTTAAGTGTTGTTGCTGATGGAAGTCCACTGGTCAGGGCTGAGGTTGCCGTGG CGCTTGGGCGCTTTGCCTTTGGCCACAACAAGCATCTCAAGTCAATTGCTGCTGCATATTGGAAACCCCAGTCTAATTCTCTGCTGAATTCCATACCTTCTTTGGCTCATATAAAAAGTACAGGCAGTGGATATAGTAACCCAAACCAGTACATATCGCATGGAAACATTGTTTCATCCCAAGTTGGTTCCGTTTTAAGAGTTGGCAGTGACAATCCATCAGTGGTTCGAGATGGAAGGGTCTCCACCAGCAGCCCTCTAGCTAACTCTGGAATTATGCACGGTTCTCCTTTGTCTGATGATTCATCTCAACATTCTGATTCTGGAATATTGAATGATGGTGTCAGCAATGGGGTTGTTAACCATTCCAGGTCAAAACCTCTGGACAATGCAATGTATTCACAATGTGTATTGGCTATGTGTACATTAGCCAAGGATCCATCTCCACGCATAGCAAGTCTTGGTCGGCGGGTACTGTCCATTATTGGGATTGAACGAGTGGTGGCAAAACCTTTGAGGACCACCAGCGGCAATGCTCGGCCTGGTGAACTAGCAAAAGCATCTCCAAGTCCTAATCTTTCTGGACTAGCTCGTTCCTCTTCGTGGTTTGACATGAGTGGAG GTCATTTACCTTTAACCTTCCGAACTCCTCCGGTCAGCCCTCCTCGACCCAGTTATTTAACTGGAATGCGAAGAGTTTGCTCTTTAGAGTTCAGGCCTCATCTGATAAATTATCCTGACTCAGGATTAGCTGACCCTCTTCTTGGTTCTGGAGGATCATCTGGGGTTTCAGAACGCAGTTTACTTCCACAGTCAACAATCTATAATTGGAGTTGTGGCTACTTCTCCAAGCCACTTCTTACTGCTTCAGATGATATTGAAGTAATACTAGCTAGAAGAGAAGAGAGGGAGAAATTTGCATTGGAGCATATAGTTAAATGCCAGCACTCAT CTGTTAGCAGGCTTAATAATAACAATCAAATTGATATCTGGGATACAAAGTTTGAAACGGGCACCAGAGCAATATTGCTGCAGCCTTTCACTCCTGTTGTTATTGCTGCAGATGAGAATGAACGGATCAG GATATGGAATTATGAGGAAGAGACCCTGCTCAACTCTTTTGATAATCACGATTTTCCTGACAAAGGAATTGCTAAGCTCTGCCTTATAAATGAACTTGATGACAGCTTGCTTCTTGCTGCTTCat GTGATGGAAATATTCGAATTTGGAAAGATTATGATCTGAAGAATAAACAAAAGCTTGTAACTGCATTTTCTTCAATTCAAAGTCATAAATCTGTTGTGCGCAGTTCAAGTGCTGTTGTCGATTGGCAACAGCAGTCTGGATATTTG TATGCTTCTGGTGAGATGTCATCCATCATGCTTTGGGATCTGGATAAAGAGCAGCTTGTCAGTTCCACTCCTTCGACATCAGATTGCACCATCTCAGCATTG GCTGCTTCTCAAGTTCACGGGGGTCAATTTGCAGCTGGTTTTGTGGATGGTTCTGTCAGACTCTATGATATTCGGAAACCAGAAAT GCTTGTCTGTGAAACACGGCCGCACTCCCAAAAGggtgaaagagttgtgggaattGGCTTCCAACCTGGGCTTGATCCTGCGAAG ATTGTTAGCGCATCTCAAGCTGGTGACATTCAATTCCTTGATATCAGAAATCATAGGGTTGCCTACCTCACAATTGATGCTCACAGAGGCTCCCTTACAGCTTTAGCTGTTCATAGACATGCCCCGGTTATTGCCAGTGGTTCAGCCAAACAGCTTATCAAAGTCTTTAGCCTTGAGGGTGAACAACTAGGCATTATTCGGTACCTGAAAACATTCATGGGCCAGAAGATAAGTTCCGTAAGCTGCCTTGCCTTCCATCCCTACCAAGTGTTGCTTGCTGCTGGTGCTGTAGATGGTTGTGTCACTGTCTATGCCGATGACAACTCTCAAGCAAGATGA